CTAGTGGATTAATAACGGGAAAATTTCTATCTCAGCAAGGCTTTTGCTTGCTAAATGACCTCGCACTGCGTAAAATGCAGCGCTATTTTATGAATTTTAAGTTGGAGTGACCACATGGCTCGCGTAACTGTTGAAGATGCCGTAGAAAAAGTCGGTAATCGTTTTGATTTGGTGTTAGTCGCATCACGTCGTGCTCGTCAAATTGCAACTGGCGGTAAAACACCTTTAGTTGATATTGAAAATGACAAACCAACGGTATTAGCTTTGCGTGAAATCGAAGCGGGTTTAATCACCACTGATGTAATGGATTCCTCAGATCGCCAACAACAGATTCAGCAAGATACTGCTGAGTTAGATGCTGTTGCTGCAATTGTGGGTAGTCAAACACAAGAATTAGGTTAAAATAAAACTTATTTAGTTTGTTTTTAACCCACTTGAAAGCGCGTAACCTATTCTTTAATAGTTACGCGTTTTTTATTGCTTTGCATTTGCCGTAAAGCCACGTATTCTAATAAATCAAGCTGTTTTAACATGAATTTGGAGTGATAGGTGTATCTATTTGAACCATTAAAAGAATTAAGCTCAACCTATCTATCAAAAGTACAAGTTGATTTGCTTAAACATGCCTATATCGTGGCACGAGAAGCCCATGACGGACAAATGCGCTCTAGCGGTGACCCATATATTACCCATCCTGTAGCTGTTGCGCTTAATTTAGCTCACATGCATTTAGATCATGAAACCTTAATGGCGGCATTACTTCATGATGTAATAGAAGATACGCCAGTCACTAAAGATGAATTAGCTGAGTTATTTGGCCATACGGTGGCAGAACTAGTTGAAGGTGTTAGTAAACTAGACAAATTAAAGTTTGATAACAAAGAAGAAATGCAAGCGGAAAACTTTCGCAAAATGGTACTCGCCATGGTGCAAGATATTCGTGTTATCTTAATAAAATTAGCTGATAGAACACATAATATGCGCACATTGGGCTCACTAAGACCCGATAAGCGCCGTCGTATTGCCCGAGAAACACTTGAAATATATGCCCCAATCGCCAATCGCCTTGGTATTCATGACATAAAAAATGAATTAGAGCTATTAGGATTCCAGGCGCTTTACCCGATGCGCTCAAGAGCACTTAAATCAGCAGTAAAAAGTGCCCGCGGTAATCGAAAAGCAATTATTGATAATATTCAAGAAGAAGCGGGTGCTCGATTAAAAGAAAGTAATATTTCAGCACAAATTTTAGGGCGCGAAAAACACTTATATTCTATTTATCGTAAAATGCTGAATAAAGAGTTAATGTTTAATGAAGTTATGGATATATACGCTTTTCGCGTTATTGTTGACGACAGCATTGACGATTGCTATCGCGCTTTAGGTGCCATGCATAACTTATTTAAGCCAATAGAAGGCCGATTTAAAGATTATATAGCTATCCCTAAAACAAATGGCTATCGCTCACTGCACACTTCACTTATTGGGCCACATGGTATTCCAGTAGAAGTGCAAATTCGTACCAAAGATATGGATCAAATGGCAGACAAAGGCGTAGCAGCACATTGGCTATACAAAGAAGGTAGTGATCAATCCGACACTACGGCACAAATGAAAGCTCGACGTTGGATGCAAAGTTTATTAGAACTGCAACAAAGTGCTGGTAGCTCATTTGAATTTATTGAAAACGTTAAGTCAGATCTTTTCCCTGAAGAAATTTATGTATTTACCCCAGAAGGTCGTATTATCGAACTTCCTATGGGCGCGACAGCCGTTGATTTTGCCTACGCAGTTCATACTGACATAGGTAACTCTTGTGTTGGTGTTAAAGTTGATCGCAAGCCTTACCCTATGAGCCAGCCGCTAGATTCAGGCCAAACAATTGAGGTAATTACTTCAGCTGCAGCAAGACCGAATGCAACTTGGCTAAACTTTGTTGTTACTGCAAAAGCAAGATTACAAATCAGAACTTATCTTCGTAGCCGCGAACAAACCGAATCTAAAACATTGGGTAGTCGCTTATTAAGCCATGCCTTAGGCAAAGTGAAGCTTGAGAATATCAGTAAAGATAAAATCGCAGAAGTTGTTAAGCAAAGTGGTAATAAGTCCTTTGATGAATTACTCACTAATATAGGTTTAGGTAATGCATTAAGTATTGGTATTGCCAGACGCTTAACCGATGAATTCACAGAAGACAGTGAACTTCCGCCGGTTACACACAAAGCAAAAATGCCAATAAAAGGCACCGAAGGCATGTTAGTTAGTTATGGTAAATGTTGTCGTCCAATTCCAGGCGATGTCATTCTAGCTTACCTTAGCCCAGGTAAAGGTTTAATGGTACATCAGCAAGGTTGTCGTAATATTAAAGGGCACGAGCCAGGTGCTTTATTCCCAGTGAAATGGGATAAAGATATAGACAAAGAGTTTATTGCTAAGCTAAGAATTGAAATTATTAACCACCAAGGTTCACTTGCAATGCTAACCACTGTTATTGCTAAATGTGGATCAAATATCAATAGCTTAAATTCAGGTGAAAAAGAAGCTGGGTTATATGTAATGGATCTAGAAATCACCTGTCGTGATAGAATTCATTTAGCCGATATTATTCGTAAAATAAAAGTGATGGTGCATGTACAACGCGTCATTCGAAATAAATAGATATAAGTAAAGGAAATATAATGAAAAGCATCATCTCAACAGATCAAGCACCTAGTGCGATTGGTACATACAGCCAAGCGGTTAAAGTCAACAATACTGTTTATTTGTCAGGACAAATCCCGCTTATCCCTGAAACAATGGAAGTTATTGAAGGCGGCTTTAGCGAGCAAACTGAGCAAGTATTCAAAAACTTATCTGCAGTATGTGAAGCGGCTGGTGGTTGTATCAACGATATGGTGAAAGTAAATATTTTCATGACCGATTTAAGTAACTTTGCAACGGTTAACGAGATTATGGCAACATATTTTCAAAAACCTTACCCTGCTCGCGCAGCAATTCAAATTTCAAAATTACCTAAAAATGTTGACATTGAAATCGATGGGATTATGGAATTACCTAGCTTAAGCTAAAGTATTCGCTATAAATCAAATTTAGCCTAACTGACTGTATCTCGTCTGTTTAGAATTACAACTTTATTATTTGAAAAATTATGACTCCAGAAAGACTTCAACGTATTAATACCATGCTAGATAAACGCCAACCAGACCTTACTGTTTGTATGGAAGGTGTGCATAAAACCCATAATCTAGCAGCCGTTGTGCGTACTTGTGACGCCGTTGGCGTAAGCGATGTACATGCTGTTTGGAAAAGTGAAGAAGCAGAAGTTCGTGGTGGTAGCGCCGCTGGTAGTCAAAACTGGATTGATGTTCATAATTATCATCAAACTGCTGAAGCTATTGCTGCTTTAAAAGCACAAGGTATGCAAGTACTGGTTACTAATTTATCTGATACTGCCGTTGATTACCGTGAAGTTGATTATACTAAACCGACTGCTATTATTTTAGGGCAAGAAAAATTTGGCGCATCGAAAGCTGCACTTGAATTGGCTGACCAAGATATTATGATTCCAATGGTTGGCATGGTGCAATCTCTTAACGTTTCTGTTGCTTGTTCAGTTGTCTTATATGAAGCTCAACGTCAGAGACAAATGGCAGGAATGTATAATACTCCTCGTTTGAGTAATGAAAGACGTCAACGCACATTGTTTGA
The sequence above is a segment of the Colwellia sp. 20A7 genome. Coding sequences within it:
- the rpoZ gene encoding DNA-directed RNA polymerase subunit omega; this translates as MARVTVEDAVEKVGNRFDLVLVASRRARQIATGGKTPLVDIENDKPTVLALREIEAGLITTDVMDSSDRQQQIQQDTAELDAVAAIVGSQTQELG
- the spoT gene encoding bifunctional GTP diphosphokinase/guanosine-3',5'-bis pyrophosphate 3'-pyrophosphohydrolase, yielding MYLFEPLKELSSTYLSKVQVDLLKHAYIVAREAHDGQMRSSGDPYITHPVAVALNLAHMHLDHETLMAALLHDVIEDTPVTKDELAELFGHTVAELVEGVSKLDKLKFDNKEEMQAENFRKMVLAMVQDIRVILIKLADRTHNMRTLGSLRPDKRRRIARETLEIYAPIANRLGIHDIKNELELLGFQALYPMRSRALKSAVKSARGNRKAIIDNIQEEAGARLKESNISAQILGREKHLYSIYRKMLNKELMFNEVMDIYAFRVIVDDSIDDCYRALGAMHNLFKPIEGRFKDYIAIPKTNGYRSLHTSLIGPHGIPVEVQIRTKDMDQMADKGVAAHWLYKEGSDQSDTTAQMKARRWMQSLLELQQSAGSSFEFIENVKSDLFPEEIYVFTPEGRIIELPMGATAVDFAYAVHTDIGNSCVGVKVDRKPYPMSQPLDSGQTIEVITSAAARPNATWLNFVVTAKARLQIRTYLRSREQTESKTLGSRLLSHALGKVKLENISKDKIAEVVKQSGNKSFDELLTNIGLGNALSIGIARRLTDEFTEDSELPPVTHKAKMPIKGTEGMLVSYGKCCRPIPGDVILAYLSPGKGLMVHQQGCRNIKGHEPGALFPVKWDKDIDKEFIAKLRIEIINHQGSLAMLTTVIAKCGSNINSLNSGEKEAGLYVMDLEITCRDRIHLADIIRKIKVMVHVQRVIRNK
- a CDS encoding RidA family protein; the encoded protein is MMKSIISTDQAPSAIGTYSQAVKVNNTVYLSGQIPLIPETMEVIEGGFSEQTEQVFKNLSAVCEAAGGCINDMVKVNIFMTDLSNFATVNEIMATYFQKPYPARAAIQISKLPKNVDIEIDGIMELPSLS
- the trmH gene encoding tRNA (guanosine(18)-2'-O)-methyltransferase TrmH, giving the protein MTPERLQRINTMLDKRQPDLTVCMEGVHKTHNLAAVVRTCDAVGVSDVHAVWKSEEAEVRGGSAAGSQNWIDVHNYHQTAEAIAALKAQGMQVLVTNLSDTAVDYREVDYTKPTAIILGQEKFGASKAALELADQDIMIPMVGMVQSLNVSVACSVVLYEAQRQRQMAGMYNTPRLSNERRQRTLFEGGHPIFAEACQRKGLPYPEIDIEGQIIANDDWWQKMQMNKKAWQHIDD